From a single Luteitalea sp. genomic region:
- a CDS encoding DNA-binding response regulator (response regulator in two-component regulatory system with CusS; regulates the copper efflux system) produces MKILVVEDEVKAASYLRNGLVENGFIVDVSGQGDDGLHAALTG; encoded by the coding sequence GATCCTGGTGGTCGAAGACGAGGTGAAAGCCGCCTCCTACCTGCGGAACGGGCTCGTCGAGAACGGCTTCATCGTCGACGTCAGCGGCCAAGGCGATGACGGGCTCCACGCCGCCCTGACTGGC